Proteins encoded together in one Labrus mixtus chromosome 18, fLabMix1.1, whole genome shotgun sequence window:
- the si:ch211-163l21.10 gene encoding basal body-orientation factor 1, with product MPKKKVAKVKRVKAGKGKKEAKQESKADKESDVEKARANAALWELRLQVTDQSLVQYREACRKLACANEELTNQMFRAEKDTIDMTGFLKRQDAAKEERIHVLQKSLKSQKLLAREEQNKLADDYTLQINAMKDLFRKKSSDFDMIQDGMRKIKEFKKTKFQIEQELSDVRESMDAAEKEHRENLNGMECKFLKEKAQLESEAEKRIAAVVKEAHNQAIAQLDDALRSVFRENIRLNESLKYHIKEAEELQKVTSSLAKENASLELDKNTFELIVKKNAAQMEAQKEELSHLKAKVVSLEKALEVKVGESQQEIEKEKEKTLVMTQASQVDLVKLQKVLNMRDGELQHIKKLAGTIVEQRTELEQFFHEALAQVKQEIMASRLQYKKEALQAYRRRLREATAGKLRFPPIRTFHKIPHSTNSVHSDMEAASQWTHQPGSKVEISDLTWEQKEHILRLLFAKMNGQTVRKVNQHLALSASSEKSLIDNHAAGIKEEPSRATFITDAPEPALPPNPNSLPDIHTT from the exons ATGCCGAAGAAGAAAGTCGCCAAAGTAAAGAGGGTCAAGGCCGG gaaagggaaaaaagaagcaaaacaggAGTCAAAAGCGGATAAAGAGTCAGATGTGGAGAAGGCCAGGGCGAACGCTGCCCTCTGGGAGCTGAGGCTGCAGGTCACCGACCAGTCGCTCGTGCAGTACCGCGAGGCTTGCCGCAAGTTGGCATGCGCAAATGAAGAGCTCACCAACCAAATGTTCCGCGCGGAGAAGGACACAATCGACATGACTGGCTTTCTGAAGAGACAAGACGCAGCCAAAGAGGAGAGG ATTCATGTGCTGCAGAAGAGCCTCAAAAGCCAAAAGTTACTCGCCCGTGAAGAGCAAAACAAACTG GCGGACGATTACACACTTCAAATCAATGCCATGAAGGATCTGTTCAGAAAGAAGTCCAGCGATTTTGACATGATCCAGGATGGGATGAGGAAAATTAAGGAGTTTAAGAAGACAAAATTCCAGATAGAGCAGGAGCTCAGTgat GTCAGAGAAAGCATGGATGCAGCTGAAAAGGAGCACAGGGAAAACTTGAACGGAATGGAGTGCAAATTCTTAAAAGAAAAG GCTCAGCTGGAGAGTGAAGCTGAGAAAAGGATAGCTGCGGTAGTGAAGGAGGCCCACAATCAAGCCATTGC GCAGTTGGACGACGCCTTGCGGTCTGTGTTCAGGGAGAACATCCGTCTGAATGAATCGCTGAAGTATCACATAAAGGAGGCAGAGGAGCTTCAGAAAGTGACAAGTTCATTGGCAAAGGAAAATGCATCCCTGGAACTGGACAAG AACACATTTGAGTTGATTGTAAAGAAGAATGCTGCTCAGATGGAGGCCCAGAAAGAAGAGCTATCTCACCTTAAGGCCAAGGTAGTGTCATTGGAGAAGGCCCTAGAGGTAAAAGTGGGGGAATCACAGCAAGAGAttgagaaggagaaagagaagaccCTAGTAATGACCCAGGCCAGCCAGGTGGATTTGGTGAAGCTACAAAAAGTGCTGAACATGCGAGATGGGGAATTGCAGCACATCAAGAAGCTAGCAGGCACCATTGTGGAACAGCGTACAGAGCTGGAGCAGTTCTTCCACGAGGCCTTGGCCCAAGTGAAGCAGGAGATAATGGCCAGCAGGCTGCAGTACAAAAAGGAGGCGCTGCAGGCTTATCGCCGGAGGCTGAGAGAAGCTACAGCCGGAAAGCTTCGGTTCCCACCGATCCGCACCTTTCATAAAATCCCCCACAGTACCAACTCTGTGCATTCAGACATGGAGGCAGCTTCACAGTG GACTCATCAGCCAGGCAGCAAAGTTGAAATCTCGGATCTCACCTGGGAGCAGAAGGAACACATTCTCAGACTTCTCTTTGCTAAGATGAATGGACAGACTGTAAG GAAAGTTAACCAACATCTGGCTTTGTCTGCCTCCTCTGAGAAGAGCCTCATCGACAACCATGCTGCCGG AATTAAAGAGGAGCCATCTCGAGCGACCTTCATCACAGACGCGCCTGAACCCGCTCTCCCCCCAAACCCAAACAGCCTACCGGATATACACACCACATGA